The genomic window caccctgaggctgtgggttcaaatccctcccagctccttgtgaccctgggcaaatcacttaatcctctcattgtcccaggtacactagatagagtttgagccccctgggacagatagggacataCGATAAAGTGCATGAACGTAAACCAACGAGATAAATGGTATGTAAATGATTTATATCTATAATGACTGGGTCACAGTATCTGGTGGGGGTTTCTGGCTCTCATACCTCGAGGAGAGGGACAAGAATCAAAGGgctggagaggagagagggatGTATGGAAGCGTAGAGGTTAAAGAACAGCTTCGGAGACTTTGTGAACGCACTTTGCCAATCTTGGTGGAAAAGAGATGGCACTGAACATTttccaccctgaggttgtgggttcaaacccccacgttgctccttgcgaccccgggcaaatcacttagggttccttttactaagctgtgttaggacaTTAACGCCCGGAAAAGCGCCTgctacaatgccccgcgcgctagacgctaacgccagcattgagctggcgttagttctagccacgtagagCGGGGTTAGCTCGTGCTAATCTGcttcgtgcgctaaaaacgctagcgcaccttagtataaggagcccttaatcccccccccccattgcctcaggtacattagataactTATTTTATTGAACTTTCAGTATACAcatccgtggggggggggggggttgcatttgAGTTTAATTTAGGGAACATATGGATAGTTTCTTTCTGATTATTTGCTAGGGGGGAAATAATTGTTCATTACTGTTTATAAGTTTAATGTGTGAATTGTTCGTTTGcacaatggtagtttggaaaatcaataaagattttgaaaaaaaaaaaaaaaaggtacattagatagatggtgagaaggaaaatgcttgaagtacctttgagtgtggttgtaaaccTCCCAAAAGGCGGTATCCAAGTCCCAGACCCTTTTCCTTTCTGGAACATCCATTTGCTTTATCTTCAACCTTGACATAGCATTGGATTGAAATAATCAGATCAGACCACTAAGTAGCTGAATTCAGCAGGATGGGCATTTTGGAAGCAAAGCGTGAACGATAGTCCTTGAAGAACGTGAAACGGACACGTCCCAGAATGCTTTGCGATGGAAGTTAGAAAGTCAAAAGCAGGAAACAGTTTTATGACAATAACTTCAAAGTTTGCATCTTATAAATGTGTTCTTTCTATGACTTCCTTGGCATCATTTCTTAATGCAATGTTTTGGGGGCAACCTGCTTCAGAAGGATCAAATTTTCCCTTTTCCACTTTGCCAACAACAATCTCACAGACTTTTTGTGGGGTAGGTTCTATGGGAAAATATCCTAGTTCTGTTCTGTGGATGCAGAATATAGGTTTACATTTAACACTTCGATGGTCCAGTGTGTGGGGTTGGGGTTCAGTAAGTTTATATAACAGTTTATTTGCTGAGTAGCACCAGGAATTGCAGGTTTTCCCCTTTTTTCTATCATAGATCCTGAGAAAATATAAGTTGTATTCTTTTCTCTTGGGGCAACTGTCGAGTGGAAGGGATCCCTTCCCAACtcgttccctccctcctcctttgtGGGTTCCTCACTGGAGGTATTACCTCACACCTTGCCTCAGGCAGCAGAATGCCTTGAACTATCCATTTTCAAGAAATTTGTAGCATGCTGATACCAACCCAGCAAGCTATTTTACTCCACTTAGGGCAAAGCCCCTGaaattgttaagaacataagaatggccgctgctgggtcagacctgtgggccatcgtgcccagcaatccgctcacgcagcggacctcttgtcaaagaccagcgccctaactgagactagccctacctgcgtacgttctggttcagcaggaacttgtctaactttgtcttgaatccctggagggtgttttccctatgactgactctggaagagcgttccagatttttaccactctctgggtgaagaagaatttccttacgtttgtacgaaatctgtccccttttaactttagaaagtgccctctcgttctccctaccttggagaggttgaacaacctgtctttatctactttgtcttgaatccctggagggtgtttccccctacaacagcctctggaagagcgttccagttttccaccactctctgggtgaagaagaacttccttacgttcgtacagaatctatccccttttaactttagagagtgccctcttgtttcccctaccttggagaaggtgaacaacctgtctttatctactttgtcttgaatccctggagggtgtttcctcctacaacagcctctggaagagcgttccagatttccaccactctctgggtgaagaagaacttccttacgtttgtacaaaatctatccccttttaactttagagagttccctcttgttctctctaccttggagagggtgaacaacctgtctttatctactaagtctattcttgaatgtttcgacatgtcccctctcaatctcctctattcgagggagaagaagctcagtttctctaatctttcactgtacgacaactcctccagccccttaaccatcttagtcgcttttctctgtaCCCAGGGTACAGAAAACTAACCACATTAATTTTTATACTAGTTAACTGAGGTAACATGAACTCACAGGAAGGACATCAACTTGTACAGCTCCATTTTTATCAAATAATTTACTGTATTTTACCTGATCCAAGGTGGGGGTAGTGTTGGGAAACCCCTAATATCGCCAAGAAAATGCTCAACACCAAAAAGCATCATTTAAATGCTAAGGTAAAAAGCTTGAAAGTGTTCTTGTTTGAAACCATGTTGTTCTCTTCTTTGCTGCTTTGGGGCCCCTGTGACTTGCTGGTTTCTCTTTTACAGTCCCAGAGTGGCCAAGAATATGTTTGAAGGAGGGCAGATGGCAAGAGTGATAATCCTCCTGGCTTCGGTCACTCTAGCTTCCACACAGACCTGCAGCAGTCCCCCAGCCATGCCTGGCATTCCAGGAAGGCCAGGAGCACCCGGGAAAGATGGCAAAGATGGAGCTGACGGAAGCAAGGGAGATGTAGGTAAGGGAAGTAGGACTAACGTATTAACATACACCCGTACTGAGACCCCCCACCTCTGCCCATCCCTTGAGTTCTCCTTGTAATCCCTTCTTCCTTTGTTCCCGACTCCGACCTTACCATGGTTCTTTGTTATTTGTATTCCTTTGTTACTTGTAATTGCGTACCTCCTGAACCCGCTCCTAGAGGGTGACGTCGGAAGGGGAGCTGATACTGGTGCGgcggcagcttgggggttgctgctcgcaccgggaacgttgcggaggtggggggggggaagggagtcaggagtgggtggggaaggagagtgtggaggggggggaaggggcaccTCGGCCCCGGGcgtctctcacccttgctatgccactgcttgggTTGCAAACCCACTATAGAGCATGCCATGGGACAGATTGGTTTGTTGATTGATCGATCGATTGATTTTAAGTACGTGAGTTATCAAACTGCTGTTTGCTCTGTTAATAATCCATGTCACGAATATACTGAATGTTGAAAGtgagttgatatttgttaggtcCTGAGACGCAATTATGGATGTTTCTTGTAATGGAAACCGCTCAGAGCatgggcagtatataaattttttaaatacataaataaaatacctCTTATGTATGATCTCTTTCGTTAACTCCTGTCACCCGCATTGGACTTCACGTTGTGTAGTGGTGTATAAATAAAAGCTTAGGTTATGTTATTAACAACAAGTGAAAACATTGATTATCAATAACCTCTTTACGACACATAAACCCAACACGTAGAACGATCTTTTCCGTCACtgctccccaaacttggaatcCTACTCCGCTTCAATTAAGGGAAGAGACCATTTTTAAAGCAAAACGAAAATCATTTCTATTTAAGGACCCATAGTACATTTTTTCCCTCAGTTTAACTCTTAGACAGGTTCCCCATTCCCTTATGTACTTACCTTTATCTTTTTTTCCTTACTTTAACTAATGTagttctcctccctccccccccatccaccTTCCCTACTGTTCCAGTATGGCTGTCTTGTCTGTTGTTAGTCTTTACATATgtgtataaaatatattttagctATCACCCGCCATTTTTATAATATGGTCCTCCGCCTAGAAGCCTGACTAAGCGGAATAAGAAATTTGAAATAACCTTGGACGAAGGGTAGACTTAGAAATGAACACTTTAAATTCACATTGTGAATGTTTACCTGAAACTCTTTCAGGCTCGACTTACCTGAACCCTGTTAGCCTCCAGAGCTACTGAACGAATACAGAAGCCGTCGAAGGAGTGTCAGAGTCtgatcctttgccctctcctggCTGCTTTACATATGTTTAGGGTTAGCAGTCATCCAGgtcctctttgtagaggactgtcccggtgcctggagggatttccaaaacccggcagtttgtccgggttctgGAAGTCCCCGAACGCAGGGCCACGTTTCGAGGCCTTCTGTGCGTGCCCGGATGTTagcacgatgacatcacatgcatgtgcatgatgtcaccgCATCGACATCTGCACACACGGAGAAGCCCTCCAGATCTTAGTGAAGGAGACAGAGGGttcatctgggggggggggggggggggcgggacagGGCAGTGCTAGGTGTCCTCTtcttttaaaagaggaaatctggcaaccctgcaTATATTCCTTTTGCCAACCTGCTTCTGTACTGAGTTTTTCTCTGCTTTTCCCTTCAATTTTGTAACCAGGTCCTCAGGGACAGCTTGATGATTTGAGAGAACAAGGTGAGAAAGGAGAACCGGGAAACCATGGAAACCCTGGGAAAGTTGGACCTAAGGGTCCTCAAGGTCCACCCGGAGCTCAAGGCCCCGCAGGCCCAAAGGGTATCAAAGGTGAATCGGGTGACTACAAAACCCCCCTGAAGTCTGCTTTCTCCGTGGCCAAGGTCGGCACGAACCTGCCAAGACCAAACCAGCCGATTCGATTTGACCGAATGATCACCAATGAGAACCTCCATTATAACCAACGGAGCGCAAAGTTCACATCTCAGATCCCCGGCCTCTACTACTTCACCTACCATGCCACCTCCAAGGGCAACCTGTGCCTGAACTTTATGAAGGGTGCAGGGAGAGGGATAAAGGTGGTAACCTTCTGTGACTTTGTGAGCAACATCTATCAGACCACCACTGGAGGGGTGGTGTTGCACTTGCAAGCGGATGAGCCTGTGTGGTTAGAACCAACGGAGAAGAATTATATGGTAGCAATGGAAGGGGCTGACAGCATTTTCTCTGGGTTCCTGCTCTTTCCAGACCCTTAAATTGTAAATGTACGTTTTTTTTGCTTGGCTTTATCCGGTTTGCCTGCTTCCTGGGACACTCCTGTAGCATCTCCCAGCCTAGTGCACCACTTACTAACTTGCCATCCTGCATTCATACCCAGAAGAGCAAGCTACACCGCTTCTGTCATTttattccatctcttaaaatgTTTTCATTGTCCACTGCCGCTCTAAGCCATCGCTTGCGGCTCTAGAAATACCATTTGGGAAAGAGTGTAAGAGATTATATTGATCCCTTTTGGTACATTTCTGTCATTAGTTGTACAGCAGATTAAAAGACTGGGCAGTCCTTGAATGTCCACAGTGGAACGCCATAGAAATGACTGTACCATGACAACAGTGGAAATAATTTGGTCATGTAGACGTAAGCTCTGTGGTTGcttctgggacagaccgaaggtccatcaagcccagaatcctgtttccaacagtggccaacccaggtcccaagtaccaggcagaaaccaaAAGAGTGGTAACACTCcatagctgagattgtgatgtcataatgcctcattccaccaatgcctcagagccaaactcaccagtgatgtcacaatggcttgattgtcctattcttggctcacataagaacataagagctgtcatactgggatagaccacaggtccatcatcctgtttccagcagtggccaacccaagtcacaagtacctggcaagatcccaagaagtaaaacagattttatgctgtttatcctaggaatatgcagtggatttctccaagccatcttaacaatggcctatggacttctcttttaggaaattatccaaaccttttttaaactctgctatgctaactgattacaccacattctccagaaTGTGTGGAATTGTCCTGTGTTATAGCAAATACTGCAGATCCAGTAACATGTCTTCTTGGCTGTCTGAATCTGAAACATATGAATCCAAAATCTAACAAATGCATTAATGGGTGTGTTTCACATCCGAGAAATTTTCTGGGAGAAGCAATAAGCTCTCACTAGATTCAcagattaagaaatgtttttgcTATGGATTGTTTTTAAGAACTGAAAAACAAATTAGAAGTAGTTTAATACCAACAGTTTAGCATGGCACACAGTCCATCATTTATACTGGATCCCGATCTATCCTTAACCAATCAGAGAAAGGGAAACCGGGTCAAAGTGACTCTCCCAGAGTTGCATAGAGAGTCAGTGACTGAGGCACAGGAAAGGAAAGTGACTCCTCTAAGGTCACTCGGTAACTGAAgcatagagaaaaaaaaagtgactTCCCCAAGGTCACCCAGAGAGTCAGTGACTGAGGCACAGGGAGAGAAAGTGACTTCCCCAAGGTCATCCAGAGAGTCAGTGACTGAGGCACAGGAAAGTAAAGTGACTCCTCTAAGGTCACTTGGTGACTGAAGTACAGAGAAAAAAAAGTGACTTCCCCAAGGTCACCCAGAGCATCAGTGACTGAGGCACAGGGAGAGAAAGTGACTTCCCCAAGGTCACCCAGAGCGTCAGTGACTGAGGCACAGGAAAGTAAAGTGACTCCTCTAAGGTCACTCGGTGACTGAAGTACAGAGAAAAAAAAGTGACTTCCCCAAGGTCACCCAGAGAGTCAGTGACTGAGGCACAGGGAGAGAAAGTGACTTCCCCAAGGTCACCCAGAGAGTCATTGACTGAGGCACAGGGAGAGAAAGTGACTTCCCCAAGGTCATCCAGAGAGTCAGTGACTGAGGCACAGGAAAGTAAAGTGACTCCTCTAAGGTCACTTGGTGACTGAAGTACAGAGAAAAAAAGTGACTTCCCCAAGGTCACCCAGAGCATCAGTGACTGAGGCACAGGGAGAGAAAGTGACTTCCCCAAGGTCACCCAGAGCGTCAGTGACTGAGGCACAGGGAGAGAAAGTGACTTCCCCAAGGTCACCCAGAGAGTCAGTGACTGAGGCACAGGAAAGTAAAGTGACTCCTCTAAGGTCACTCGGTGACTGAAGTACAGAGAAAAAAAAGTGACTTCCCCAAGGTCACCCAGAGAGTCAGTGACTGAGGCACAGGGAGAAAGTGACTCCCCACACTGAGTGATAAAAttactttttccatccatctaatctaaccaatttctgtttttatcccacagtttttacttgttatgtttcagtttttaatgaactgtaaaccgagtcgagctccttagggaataGATTTggaatataaaatgaagattagattagattagacaaatGGAGAGTCTTTGTCCTATCTCTTCTTGAGCAGTCAGTTCAAGGGCACCTGCTCGTTTATGGGAAAAGTGGCTTTACCCTACGAATCCGGATCCTTCCCACACATATAAAGCTTGAAGATGGCGTTTAATATTCCACTGATCTCATTTCCATGGTCTGGTAAATCAAAGCACGTTCTACTAACAGGCAGCGTACGGTCTGGCTCTCGCTCTTTGCTTCTTCCACAGTTCTGCATTTCTTGTCTTCATCTCCATCTGATTTTTTTGCATACGATTACTCATTACGAATATAGATGAAGGGATAGTCCACAATGCACTAATCAATCCCACCAATGCCAGAAACCACAAACCTATCTGTAACTTTGGGCATCTTATTCTTTCATTTTAATTGTTGATTTGAATAACATCAATAAAAGAGTTCAAATGAAAACGTAACTCTGCTTAAGTCTCCATCTTTATGTTTCTTATAAACTTGCATCC from Geotrypetes seraphini chromosome 15, aGeoSer1.1, whole genome shotgun sequence includes these protein-coding regions:
- the C1QB gene encoding complement C1q subcomponent subunit B; the protein is MFEGGQMARVIILLASVTLASTQTCSSPPAMPGIPGRPGAPGKDGKDGADGSKGDVGPQGQLDDLREQGEKGEPGNHGNPGKVGPKGPQGPPGAQGPAGPKGIKGESGDYKTPLKSAFSVAKVGTNLPRPNQPIRFDRMITNENLHYNQRSAKFTSQIPGLYYFTYHATSKGNLCLNFMKGAGRGIKVVTFCDFVSNIYQTTTGGVVLHLQADEPVWLEPTEKNYMVAMEGADSIFSGFLLFPDP